The Dasypus novemcinctus isolate mDasNov1 chromosome 13, mDasNov1.1.hap2, whole genome shotgun sequence genome segment AGCCTGCTCCTCCAGGCTGGTGGCTGGACCCCGTGGGGGCGCTGTCCCCGGGCACAGCCTGCTCCTCCAGGCTGGTGGCTGGACCCCGTGGGCACGCTGTCCCCGGGCACAGTGCAGGCTCCTCCAGGCTGGTGGCTGGACCCCATGGGCACGCTGTCCCTGGGCACAGCCTGCTCCTCCAGGCTGGTGGCTGGACCCCGTAGGGGCGCTATCCCCGGGCACAGCCTGCTCCTCCAGGTTGGTGGCTGGACCCCGTGGGGGCGCTGTCCCCGGGCACAGCCTGCTCCTCCAGGCTGGTGGCTGGACCCCGTGGGGGCGCTGTCCCTGCGCACAGTGCAGGCTCCTCCAGGCTGGTGGCTGGACCCCGTGGGGGCGCTGTCCCTGCGCACAGCCTGCTCCTCCAGGCTGGTGGCTGGACCCCGTGCGGTGCGCTGCCCCCAGGCACAGTGCAGGCTCCTCCAGGCTGGTGGCTGGACCCCGTGGGCACGCTGTCCCTGGGCACAGTGCAGGCTCCTCCAGGCTGGTGGCTGGACCCCATGCGGTGCGCTGTCCCCGGGCACAGCCTGCTCCTCCAGGCTGGTGGCAGGACCCCGTGGGGGCGCTGTCCCCGGGCACAGCCTGCTCCTCCAGGCTGGTGGCTGGACCCCGTGCGGTGCGCTGTCCCCGGGCACAGCCTGCTCCTCCAGGCTGGTGGCTGGACCCCGTGCGGTGCGCTGTCCCCGGGCACAGCCTGCTCCTCCAGGCTGGTGGCTGGACCCCGTGCGGTGCGCTGTCCCCGGGCACAGCCTGCTCCTCCAGGCTGGTGGCTGGACCCCGTGCGGTGCGCTGTCCCTGCGCACAGCCTGCTCCTCCAGGCTGGTGGCTGGACCCCATGCGGTGCGCTGTCCCTGGGCACAGTGCAGGCTCCTCCAGGCTGGTGGCTGGACCCCGTGCGGTGCGCTGTCCCCGGGCACAGCCTGCTCCTCCAGGCTGGTGGCTGGACCCCGTGCGGTGCGCTGTCCCCGGGCACAGCCTGCTCCTCCAGGCTGGTGGCTGGACCCCGTGGGGGCGCTGTCCCCGGGCACAGCCTGCTCCTCCAGGCTGGTGGCTGGACCCCGTGCGGTGCGCTGTCCCCGGGCACAGCCTGCTCCTCCAGGCTGGTGCCTGGACCCCATGTGGTGCGCTGTCCCTGGGCACAGTGCAGGCTCCTCCAGGCTGGTGGCTGGACCCCGTGCGGTGCGCTGTCCCCGGGCACAGCCTGCTCCTCCAGGCTGGTGGCTGGACCCCGTGGGGGCGCTGTCCCCGGGCACAGCCTGCTCCTCCAGGCTGGTGGCTGGACCCCATGCGGTGCGCTGTCCCTGGGCACAGTGCAGGCTCCTCCAGGCTGGTGGCTGGACCCCGTGCGGTGCGCTGTCCCCGGGCACAGCCTGCTCCTCCAGGCTGGTGGCTGGACCCCGTGCGGTGCGCTGTCCCTGGGCACAGCCTGCTCCTCCAGGCTGGTGGCAGGACCCCGTGGGGGCACTGTCCCCGGGCACAGCCTGCCCCTCCAGGCTGGTGGCTGGACCCCGTGTGGTGCGCTGTCCCCGGGCACAGCCTGCTCCTCCAGGCTGGTGGCGCGGACCAGCTGCTTCCTGGATACACCGCAGACAACACCCATGATCCCTGTTTTGCAAGCACAGCCCTCAGAACCCCAGGAGAAGTCCCCCCCTGTCCCGCCTCGGGCTTGGTACTTCTTATTGCCTCCTGGGACCTGAATTGTGCTGAACTGTGCGCCCGCGGCCGGGGCCTAGCTCCCGCTTCCCTGTCTTGGGCTAGGGCTTTCTCTCGCCCCTGGCCTGGTGGCCCTTGTGCCGGTTGTCCCGGGAGGTGCCCGTCGCTCGGCGCTGGCTGGAAGGAGCAGTGTAGCTTTTAAAGGGGAAAACTatgagaggaaagaggagagtTAGGATTGGcttctgtaatttttatttcttgttctcagaataattttaatgttttcctttaggACTTTTagattgttttctatttgtccgGTCTTATTTATGCAGGAGCAACAGGTTTCATTAATAGTAGCACCTGTGCCTTCAGCTACAGCAGTAAGCACGTGGAGGGCTCTTCGAGTTTGAATGACCACGGAGGCTAAGCTATTGATTTCCATTTGTTGATTGTTGATAAAAATGTCTTTTACGGGGAGATACCCGATAACCTTTTTCTCCAGGGAAATTGAGGAAGGTAACAGTATTAGAGATAGAAATGGATAAGAGGACTGCAGAGGAGAAGGTCATTCATGTACTGGAGAGGAGTGCTGGAGGGGGGGTTAGAAGAGAGAGCTCTGATGTCCTGCTTGCCCACATTTATGGGGCTACCTCTGTAGCCCCGAGGAAGATGGTCCAAGTTAGTTGTGTAGGGTTTAGGGGGGCATCTGGGTCTGTCCATGTAAAAGCAAAGATATTTTGAGAGTTTTCATCTAGAGGGATTGTGAAAAAGGCTTCTTTGAGGTCtgttactgatgtgggctatgggtgggaggctctttgtctcttcagagattacctaaactatctgtgacttgtgggcgtgggatgataaaaggttgcagtcctgcccttggtgagcaggaaacagtttaacaatgcaaggtctataaactttaagtattcaggggaaatgcaaacaaaatatgccaaaagcttatctagaatgcctggggtccatgctaaaagcttaacctaagatgtggaagatatatatgcaaattcaagcctattgagaactgaaacaaaaggaccatttggcctttcctctctgtataaaaagaactcaaaaatcttattcagggctcgggattgaaacagaaacagaaagttcccgagtccggctggccgtcaataaaccatttttccttctcaaaatcattcctgagtcctggcctctctatacacaaataattgaacctctctcaaattctacaacattactATTACCGGATTccatctaggttcttggctacactggagaaatgaatttcaagagcacgttgggtgagttcggccagtaatttattctggtagggagggaaggaaaatgggagaaaacgacagaaaataacagagcaggggtcccaggtagtgagggaggggatgaaaagggatgaagagggctgatttacaagctgcaATTCCCCATTATACATTATAAGTCCCCAaggttacttgcgtggccacatggcagaggaaaaatggcgacagTGGCGCACAGAGGACAGGACAGGTCTGCAGGCAAGAGAGTAAGAGGAGAGAGAGCTAAGCCTCCCacagtttgcttttaaattgctaattagtCCACCCCCTTTGCTAATagaaggggaggggctccagctgcttgctgtttggattgattaccccacccggcaattccttagtgaggacccaatgataaagtttctagagAACATCTGCGactttccttgttcccaggaagaagtctttgttctaggtagcagGATCCCGggggtggggttcctccagcagccatcgtgGGGGTTCCAGATGTCCaggtggactctgccaggttccagatctgtctattccctgtcttactagcctgcttcattacTGTGTAGTGTGTGGTTTGGGGAGGGATATGTGACAAGAGGCTATCGGGGTTGGGGACTAAGGAGACTCTAGGCTGGGCAGCCTGGCTGATAGCTCTTAGGGCTTGTACTAGACCATAAGGGCCATTAGGGTTTTTTTTAACAGCTAGGATAGGTGTATTGAGTGGAGAGTTGGTGGGGCGTAACTGCCCTGTGACACAAAGTTAGTCAATGGTGGGTTTAAGTCTGCGCTTGTCACTGAAGAAGAGAGGCTATTGCGGAATGCTGATGAAAGAAGAGCTGTCTTTTAGGGTGATTCTTACAGGGGGGAGGTGTGAGGCTATTGAGGAGAGTCAGCGTTCCAGACTTGGGGGTTTACTTCCTGTTGTAAGGTAGGAGGGACTTCGGGAGAGGGGAAGCAGGAGTTCAGACTGGGGCTGGGGACAGAAGGGGAAGGACGCTAGCTTGGGGGCAGGGGAGTGAGAGGGAGCTGGAGGAGTGCAGTTTGGATAGAACGTCTCCTCCTAAGAGTGGGGAGGGGCATGATGGCATAACTAGGAACCGGTGTGAGAATGGGAGATTTTCTATAGTGCAGGCAGGGGGTGTGTAATCgagggagaggaaggaacacCGTCAACCCCCACAACAGAGACTGAGGAAGACGTTAAAGGTCCTGAATGTTCTCAAAGGACCGAATACGTGGCCCCTGTGTCCATTTAAAGGAGGTCGGCTCACCTCCAACCTCGGCGATAACCCTGGTTCGGGCTTACTGATGGAGATGTGGGGCCTCTCGGTACCCGGGACCCGTCAGTCTTCTGCTCTTATTCCAAGTAGGTCAGGAAGGAAAGGTGATTTAGGTTCTAGGCTGGTAAGGTGTGTTGGAGGCATTTTCTCAGAACTGGGTTTTCAGGATCTGACTTCCAGTGCCCTCTACGTCGGCACACTGGGCAAGGCCCCGGCGGGGGTCTTGGATGGGGGCATGCACGTGCCCAGTGTCCCTCCTTCCCACACTTAAAGCAGGGCTGGGTGGTGCCCGCAGGAAAGAAGAGCGATGGGGTTTTCGGGAATCGACTCTGAGGGCAGTAGCAAAGAGGGAGGCTTTAGCTTAATCTcgtttctgtttttctaatttggctttctcctttctattGTTAAAGACTTTGAAGGCTGCTTTAATTAGATCTTTCTCAGGTGTCTGAGGGCCCTCCTCTAATTTCTGcagttttttttcctgatatctgGGTACGTCTGAGTGATATAGTGGTGTGTAAGTACAGTCGTCTGGGTTCAGAGTCCAGGACTAAATTAGCATATTTgaggagtgtattagtcagccaaaggggtgttgatgcaaaataccagaaattggttggtttgtataaaggatgtttatttggggtaggagcttaacagacaccaggccataaagcatacgttacttccctcagcaaagtctactttcatgtattggagcaagatggctgccgatgtctgcgaggggtcaggcttcctgggtttccctcttcctggagttcatttctctctgggctcagctcctcttgTTTTCTCCACAACGTCAGCTATAGACTGAGGCTCTCTGGGCCtcgcctctctccacaaggtgagctgtggactatcaggtgaacggctctgtctcttcctggggctccagcttcagcatcaaactccaacattaaaaacccgcagctctgtcctttgccatgcctcttacctgtgagtccccacccagcaaggggCATGTATTGCCATTCTTTCCCCATCCGTGACAACATTAAACTCCAGCTGCTGCTCAACAGAGGACCTGTGCTCAATGTGAGTTCTCCGGAGTTTCTATAGCAGAAAGCATGGAacctatttaaaaggaaaaaatcagttgACAACAGCGGTGTTATGTTTAATTGTATACTTCAATGGGAAGACAAAAAGAGGGCAGTTCCAGAAAGATTACCCCCCATTTCCTCAACCCTCCACACACTTACACAGGATAATGGCACTGCTAAAGCCACCGCCTAAAGGCTTTGAGGCCGAGGTCCAAACAAGTCTCAGGAGACTGGCAGGGAAGAGGTAAAGTGCAAGCCACACTCTTCTGCCCATTCACCCACGGCCATCGGCCGAGTGTCCCAGAGCTCCCCTCCATCTCCTAAATGCCACTACACAGTCCCTGAACCTACGAGGATAACGGGCTTGCTACCTGCTCCACGCTACCTGCCACCCCAGCTTCCACTCCGTGGCTTTGGATAAACTGCCCAGCACATCGAGGATTGCTGCCAGGCACCCCCCGTGGACACGGTGCAGGTATCcatccaccctctccccctcGCTGGTCCTGGGCTCACCTAAGACCATCTGAGCATCCCTGCGGTGCGTGGgttgggaaggaaagaggacttcCCACAGCGCTGATGGGAAGGTGAAATGGTGCTGCCGTTCAAACACTTGGGtgattccttagaaagttaagcatagagttgccatatgatccagcaattccactcctagttatATACCCGAGAGAGCTGAAAACATACGCCCACGCAAAAACTTGTTCACAAATGTACACAGCCCCTAAGTGGAAACAATGCAAATGCCCAttaactgacaaatggataaacaaaatgaagtatATCCAtccaatataatatttttttacacttttctgtattaaagttaatagatcacaaagaacattacattaaaaaacataagaggttcccatataacccactcccccaccccatgtttgtaaattgtatttttttgaagatatatacatcacaaaaaatgttacattaaaaaacatgaggttcctgtatacccacCCCCTCCACTCCCACACCATCAACCTCCCCCAACAATGATGTTGCAGTAGgcgagcacattttggagcacggctgcaccacatggataatagattaccctgtaattcacactctcccccagcacattcagtgggttatggcaggatatataaagtctagcatctgatcctgcagtatcattcaggacaactccaagtcccgaaaatgcccccacatcacatctcttcttccctctctctgtcctcagcaactactgtggtcaccttctccacctcaatgctacaatttcttctattaccagtcacaatagctttatagtagaatatcagtaagtacactctaatccatattttattcctctgttctgtggaccctggtatggtgatgccttctctacctctagatcaagagggggcttagattccacatggctgatggatgcacttctcctgcttgcagctgtaggcactcttgatcccctggtgtggtggttgaccttctccacctccctgttagctgacctgggttaagtccaacgaaccagggGGTAGgggttgccactctgctgagactcagggcccagctggcacatgggcagtccagagattcaagtctcctgagtatgcaccatccctagcgccaaccacaggttcagtaaaagcgacagaagaggcatgtgtagaaatgtcacatctgagtccaatgtAATATTATTGAgccatagaaagaaaaagaaaagagaagaagatatggactacaacatgaatgaagcttgaaaacacgatgctaactgaaagaaggcagacacgaaagactacatattgtatgatagCATTTCTTTTTGCCAGAGTAGGCAAAAtcatagagacagagagcagattaGTGGTTCTAGGGATAGGAGGGAGGGGCCAGTTGGGACTGACTGCAAGTAGGTAcaagggtttctttttggggtaatggaaaataTTCTGGAGTTGGAAAATGTTGATGGTTGCACAAAATAGTGAATATGCTAAAAACCACTGGAAGGCACATTttaagagtaaatttctttatgTGACTGATGTCTCAATTAAAAACACACCTCAATACTTGACACTCAAGCGTATAAGAGTAGATCATACCAACGCCATTGTTTTCTGGTCATACTTACTAAAGTTGTTAAAGACGCTCAGAggttaacaacaacaaaaaaagggagtggatgcagctcaagcggttgagctcctgctgcccacatgggaggtccctggttcccagtgtctccagaaaaaaacaaaaaacaagcaaaacaaatgaaaaactcaactcagggaagctgatgtggctcagtggttgagcaccggcttcccacctagaggtcctgggttcaatctctgccACCAGTACctaaaaaggggggtgggggtggggaggcggagCCTGGGGACACTTTGTATCATCTTCTCGAGGGAGCGAATGCGGAGGGGGAGGCTGTGGGGAAATATCAACAGGGGCGATGATCTGGAAAGGAGGGCCCACGCCAGGAGCTGCTCTTTCCTTGCCAGGCCTCTGTATCCTGCTCCAGCCTTCTGACCTCAGGCTGAGCGGGGCACGTGACTCTGAGATGAAAAGCAAAGCTCTCTGTAGCCGCCAAAGGAAACAAACAGGAGGAAAGgcagccgggggtgggggtggggggtggagcacCCTTGTGCGCTCCGGCTGAGAACACCCTCGGGGCCAAAGCAGCAAAGACTCGGGGAGTCACGGCCGGGAGCTGGGGGGCCAGGCTGGCCACAGACAGAAGTGCCTGCCCACAGCCTGGGACCCGCCACTCAGCAGGCGCTCCCGAGCGCAGCGCGCGCCTCCGGGCCCCGGGCCCGGCGCAAGCCCCAGCGCCACTCCGAGCTGACCTCTACGCTGACACGCAGGGCACAGGGCCCCGCGTGGAAGGGCACTGGGCGGCGGGGCTGGCTGTGGCGGCACACTGCTTTTCCTGCCCCTGCGTCCCTAGCTCCCTCCCTCCAAGACCTATCCTTGGCACCGTGGTCTGGGACTTTTGTCTTCCCATCTCCCCGCGGAAGGGCAGGGAGGAAGCCACCACGGCGGGGAGCTGCCTCTTCCCGGCGGCCTGCCAGGACCCTCTTTCCAACCCGGGACGGCTGCGAGTTCCGGCGGCCGCGGCACTTTGTGACAGGGCTTTGCCACGTGTTTATCCAAACGTCAGGGGTCACGGCTTTGTTTCTCTCCAGCGGGTCTCGGAGGCTTCGCCGGCCCCGCACGGCGTcagggcgcggggcgcggggcgcgggctgCCTCTGCAGGAAGGAGACAGGCCTTCCCGCCACCTCCGGGGGTGGAGCCGCTTCAGGCCCTTCCTCTCCAAAACCCCGAGGACGGCGACCCCTGGCGCAAGGCAGAAGCAAATGCCTGGAAAATCCCAGAGGGCCCCGAGGTGCTCCCGAAGGCCCAGCGGGCAAGGCGGAGCGGGAGGGGGACGAGGGGCTCCCCGGGATCCGTGCAGGTCCAGCTGaccgccccacgcaggggagaGAGCACGAATGCCAGCTATTTAGGTTCCTCAAGACGAGCTAGAAACTTCAAAATAACCGACAAATAAAcgacaaaacaacaaaaataaccgAGTAAGCCAAATAAAACAAGCTGTGGGCCAGAGTTTGGGGCACAACCCAGTAGGAAGTCTTGATTACCGTGGAAACGATGCAGAAGTAAAAATAGTTAATCCCAGCACATAAACTGGGAACAACCTTGGCAACAGAAACTATCTTACGGAAAATACAAAAATGACACCTGTGACTATATTtgacaagaagaaagagaacaaacTTATTTACTTGTTTCTGAGTTTTCCCATTTATATTTGCTTGCTAATTTATTGGTTTGCTTTGACTATATATATTAGCCAGCAGATAAGTGGTTTCAGTAAAAATTATGCAAGGAAAAACTCTAAAGAGAAAAAATCTTTCAATGAGTTAGTTCTTTTTTGCTTCAGTTATTTGGGGGCAGGGGATCAATTTTCCTAAAGTACACATTCACAGCTTTGAAAATACCAGTGTCCATAGGAGCATATTTCAATTCTCCAGGAAAGAAATCCATACTCCTCATACAATGTGCAAAGACTTGGCAAGTTGGCCTCACTCTTTCTGGTAGCCTTTTCTCCTGCCATTTTCTATAGTGCCATTTTTTAGATGTTCTATTTCTCTTTGCTAAGTTGCTCTtcctctcttttccatttttttaagctCCCATACATTCTTCAAAACCCCGCTTACATGTTACCTCCTCTGTAATGTTTTCCATCCATTTTCAGGGATAGAGAACTGCTCAGCCCTAGCCTGTGTTGTCAAAGTTCCACATCCACATCTCTAGTAGAGCATCTATTGTATTTATTATGATAGAACTATTTGCTTACACATCTTTTGACATCGGGATCTACCTAAAGCTGTGATCTGTCTCTGGCAGACCACAAAGCTTTGAAAACATCTAGTAGATTGGAAGTTGGTAAGGTGGGTTTGTTATTAGTCAGAATtcttcagggaaacagaacttacaggagatatatacatatatgtataaaatttaatattgGAATTGTCTAACAACCATGCGAATTCCAGAGGGAACACCTCAGGCTGGAGactctgatgaaagaagttgaattccccagaagctggctggctgaagcggaggcagaaattcttctttctgacttatGAAATCCTAGTTCTGGCTTTGAGACCCCCAACTGATTGAATGAAGACTCCTGAGGGCAatatcctttgttgattgtagatgcaatcagccatagatacaatgAACTGTAGATAAAAGTCCATCTATGAAGTGCTCTCACAGTaacaagccagtgcttgcttgaccaaacaagtcgACACAATTACTTAGTCAAGTTGGCACATGGATTTAACCATCACagtttgctgtcttttttttttcacccaaagATACCAGCAGACTCATTgtacatagtaaatattttacaatttatttttaatttttaaaaagtactaatGTTCGTTTTTTTGAAATTCAACAGCTATAAAAGCACATACAAGTGAAAACTCTCCATTCTTTCCATATTTCCAAACACCACTCAGCCTCTCCCTTTATTAGTAAAAAATGTTACTCATGTTTCGCGTGTCCTCTGGATCGAGTCCACATTCCTTTGCACACAGTGCAGGGCTTTCTGCTATCGGGGCTGTTTACTCCCCCCAGCTTTATCTTTCTCTCTCCCAGCCTTTGCCCTCTGCTTTCCTGCTGGTATTGAACTTAGCTCCTTAAAACCCCTCTCACTACGCTTTCGTCATTTAGCAAATTCTCTGTGCCCACCGGGGCCCCCTGG includes the following:
- the LOC139436222 gene encoding collagen alpha-2(I) chain-like, with product MGVVCGVSRKQLVRATSLEEQAPGGAGCAQGQRTARGPATSLEEQAVPGDSAPHGVQPPAWRSLHCAQGQRTAWGPATSLEEQAVPGDSAPTGSSHQPGGAGCARGQRTARGPATSLEEPALCPGTAHHMGSRHQPGGAGCARGQRTARGPATSLEEQAVPGDSAPTGSSHQPGGAGCARGQRTARGPATSLEEQAVPGDSAPHGVQPPAWRSLHCAQGQRTAWGPATSLEEQAVRRDSAPHGVQPPAWRSRLCPGTAHRTGSSHQPGGAGCARGQRTARGPATSLEEQAVPGDSAPHGVQPPAWRSRLCPGTAPPRGPATSLEEQAVPGDSAPHGVQPPAWRSLHCAQGQRAHGVQPPAWRSLHCAWGQRTARGPATSLEEQAVRRDSAPTGSSHQPGGACTVRRDSAPTGSSHQPGGAGCARGQRPHGVQPPTWRSRLCPGIAPLRGPATSLEEQAVPRDSVPMGSSHQPGGACTVPGDSVPTGSSHQPGGAGCARGQRPHGVQPPAWRSRLCAGTAHRTGSSHQPGGAGCAQGQRTARGPATSLEEPALCLGAAHRTGSSHQPGGACTVPGGSAPHGVQPPAWRSRLCAGTAHRTGSGHQPGGACTVPRDSVPTGSSHQPGGACTVPGDSVPTWSSHQPGGAGCAQGQRPCGVGRAQLSSAPGRKKGLS